In one window of Spartinivicinus marinus DNA:
- the hemA gene encoding glutamyl-tRNA reductase — translation MHLSCISRRIPCFEGSYNIPCGSNPLIVDGDIDSFIMGFLALGINHQTASVAFREKVAFAPEHLADALQSIQKLSSVNEVAILSTCNRTEIYCEVVPGQDQPLLAWWANYQQLAVTEIADSIYQYWDESAVQHMMRVASGLDSMVLGEPQILGQLKSAYAQAQAAGTVGFGLSRWFESAFATAKQVRTQTAIGESPVSVAYAAVALARQIFGEISQSQALLIGAGETIELVARHLSEVGIAGLTIANRTLANAELLASQFTQATPASLSNLPDLLPNADIVIASTASQLPVLGKGAVERALKLRKHRPIFMVDIAVPRDIEPQVATLADIYLYTVDDLREVIEENLKNRQTAAVEAENLVLNGSAAFMSRMRELTAVEVLKQFRTKVELLSQEELAKARKKLANGADPEQVLARFAKAITNKLLHGPSVQIKQAGAAGQLDRIEWVKQLFEIDQLTDKKS, via the coding sequence TTGCACTTAAGCTGTATTAGTAGGAGAATTCCCTGCTTTGAAGGCAGCTACAACATACCTTGTGGCTCCAACCCGCTGATAGTTGATGGTGATATTGATAGTTTTATTATGGGGTTTCTTGCGCTTGGCATAAATCATCAGACTGCCTCAGTTGCTTTTCGAGAGAAGGTGGCTTTTGCCCCTGAGCACTTGGCAGATGCTCTTCAGAGTATTCAAAAGCTTTCATCGGTTAATGAAGTCGCCATTCTTTCAACGTGTAATCGTACCGAGATCTACTGTGAGGTGGTCCCAGGGCAAGACCAGCCACTGCTTGCCTGGTGGGCAAATTATCAACAATTAGCCGTAACCGAAATTGCTGATTCAATTTATCAGTATTGGGATGAATCAGCTGTTCAGCACATGATGCGAGTAGCCAGTGGGCTGGACTCTATGGTGTTAGGTGAACCCCAAATCTTGGGGCAGTTAAAGTCGGCTTATGCCCAGGCACAAGCCGCTGGCACGGTGGGTTTTGGGCTAAGCCGCTGGTTTGAAAGTGCCTTTGCAACCGCAAAGCAAGTGAGAACCCAAACTGCGATTGGTGAAAGCCCTGTATCTGTTGCCTATGCTGCGGTAGCATTAGCGCGCCAGATATTTGGAGAGATTAGCCAAAGCCAGGCCCTTTTAATTGGAGCGGGCGAAACCATTGAGCTGGTCGCTAGGCACCTATCTGAGGTTGGTATTGCAGGGCTGACTATAGCTAACCGAACGTTGGCTAATGCAGAACTACTGGCAAGCCAGTTTACTCAAGCAACGCCTGCAAGCTTGAGTAATTTGCCTGACCTATTACCCAATGCTGACATTGTAATTGCCTCTACAGCGAGTCAATTACCTGTATTAGGTAAAGGAGCTGTAGAGCGCGCGCTTAAGCTGCGTAAGCATCGGCCTATTTTCATGGTAGATATTGCAGTACCACGTGATATAGAACCACAGGTAGCTACTTTGGCTGATATTTATTTATATACCGTTGATGATTTGCGAGAAGTCATCGAAGAGAATTTAAAAAACCGTCAGACAGCAGCGGTAGAGGCAGAAAACTTAGTCCTTAATGGCTCTGCTGCTTTTATGAGTCGAATGAGGGAGCTAACGGCAGTTGAGGTGCTCAAGCAATTTCGTACTAAAGTAGAGCTGCTAAGCCAGGAAGAATTGGCCAAGGCGCGTAAGAAATTGGCCAATGGTGCTGACCCTGAACAAGTGCTGGCTCGATTTGCTAAAGCCATAACCAATAAATTGCTGCATGGTCCTAGTGTCCAAATTAAACAAGCAGGTGCAGCGGGACAGCTGGATCGAATAGAGTGGGTAAAACAGCTTTTTGAGATTGATCAATTAACTGATAAGAAGTCATGA
- a CDS encoding tetratricopeptide repeat protein, producing the protein MNNYFRVKHFLASGLIISLFGCSGIKPQNNTNNQATVEPATEATTPISKDTLFALLVAEVAANRGQLDITLGNYLREAHKTQDPGVAERAYQISQYLGESRGALIASTIWANNDPDNSQAIQANAIELGKAGQLNAAAERMRELLEKNGGETKFDILAINAINLTQDDRDKLLATYDTIAKEYPNNLEIKFGQATLLHQSERHEEALPLTNQVIAKQPNYTRALILKGRLLSALKKDQQALDFLEKQIKKHPDNRRIRLLYARLLIQANQLTKAKQQFEYLVSQTPDDDTLLYSLSIISFESKLYDQAKRYFQKLLATNKRNDVAHYYLGAIAEQQNTPQAAIHHFEQIKPGQYLFDAFKRIALLLTKQGESAEARKRLKAARQAYPKFAPELYIIESEVLAQQKRYKDARKLLNQALKKHKSHTRLLYARAMISEKLNQIDKLEKDLRKIISVQPNHALALNALGYTLADRTNRYQEAKELITKAYQLTPNDPAVVDSMGWIEFKLGNLEDAIKFLRQAYQAFPDHEVAAHLGEVLWTSGKQEEALSIWNEALKEQPSSEIIKKTMRRLTGKP; encoded by the coding sequence ATGAATAACTACTTTCGCGTCAAACACTTTCTTGCCTCAGGGCTGATTATCAGCTTATTTGGCTGCTCAGGTATTAAACCACAAAATAACACCAATAATCAGGCAACCGTTGAGCCTGCTACTGAAGCCACCACCCCCATTAGCAAGGATACCCTCTTTGCACTCCTCGTAGCAGAAGTGGCTGCTAATCGCGGCCAATTAGATATCACTCTAGGCAATTACCTTCGTGAAGCACATAAAACACAAGACCCTGGCGTGGCAGAGCGTGCCTATCAAATTTCCCAATACTTAGGAGAGTCTCGCGGTGCGCTAATTGCGTCAACTATTTGGGCTAATAATGATCCAGACAACTCCCAAGCGATTCAAGCCAATGCCATTGAGCTTGGTAAAGCAGGTCAGCTCAATGCTGCAGCAGAGCGAATGAGAGAGCTACTGGAGAAAAACGGTGGTGAAACTAAATTTGATATTCTCGCTATCAACGCTATTAACTTAACCCAGGATGACCGCGACAAGCTGCTGGCCACCTATGACACCATTGCAAAAGAATACCCTAATAACCTAGAAATAAAATTTGGCCAAGCAACACTGCTTCACCAAAGTGAGCGCCATGAAGAAGCCCTGCCATTAACCAACCAAGTTATTGCCAAGCAACCTAATTATACTAGAGCGCTTATCCTTAAAGGTCGGCTGTTATCTGCTTTAAAAAAAGACCAGCAGGCACTTGATTTTCTTGAGAAGCAAATTAAAAAACATCCAGATAATCGCCGTATTAGATTACTTTATGCTCGTTTATTAATTCAGGCCAATCAGCTCACCAAAGCTAAACAACAGTTTGAGTATTTGGTTTCTCAAACACCTGATGATGATACGTTACTCTATTCACTCAGCATTATTAGCTTTGAAAGCAAACTCTACGATCAAGCAAAGCGTTACTTTCAAAAGCTATTAGCTACTAATAAACGTAATGACGTTGCTCACTACTACTTAGGCGCTATTGCTGAACAACAAAATACCCCTCAGGCAGCCATTCACCATTTTGAGCAAATCAAACCTGGCCAGTATTTATTTGATGCATTTAAAAGGATAGCATTACTCCTAACTAAACAAGGTGAGTCCGCGGAGGCAAGAAAGCGTCTTAAAGCTGCTCGTCAAGCCTACCCAAAGTTCGCGCCAGAGCTATACATTATTGAATCTGAAGTGCTAGCTCAGCAAAAGCGATATAAAGATGCTCGGAAGCTGCTAAATCAAGCACTCAAAAAGCATAAATCTCATACTCGCCTACTTTATGCCAGAGCAATGATTTCAGAAAAACTCAATCAAATTGACAAGCTGGAAAAAGACCTACGGAAAATTATATCTGTCCAACCCAACCATGCATTAGCATTAAATGCGCTTGGGTATACCCTGGCTGACCGCACTAATCGCTACCAAGAGGCCAAAGAGCTTATTACCAAAGCTTACCAGCTGACACCCAATGATCCTGCTGTAGTGGATAGCATGGGCTGGATTGAGTTCAAATTGGGAAATTTAGAGGATGCGATTAAATTCCTCAGGCAAGCATATCAAGCATTTCCAGACCATGAAGTAGCTGCTCATTTAGGCGAAGTATTATGGACCAGTGGCAAGCAAGAGGAGGCGCTCAGCATTTGGAACGAAGCACTCAAGGAACAGCCTTCCAGTGAAATCATCAAAAAAACAATGCGCCGGTTAACAGGCAAGCCTTGA
- the lolB gene encoding lipoprotein insertase outer membrane protein LolB codes for MNKRTLIFLISFLWLPGCSWLPQIPDPFADKPPVVKDQAASWKQHLAFIKGMKNWHLNGKLGIRTPEDSNSAYIDWQQQHNRFTIVLSGPLGQSIAKLNGEPGHVELNTADHGRYFANTPEQLMRNELGWNLPVSNLKFWVRGIPAPQGNQTISLNPQGLLAKLQQANWTIHYDRYQQVGDTWMPGKVRFFSKQLKLTFVIKDWQLSQ; via the coding sequence GTGAATAAAAGAACCCTTATTTTCTTAATCAGTTTTTTATGGTTACCAGGTTGTAGCTGGTTACCCCAAATCCCTGACCCTTTTGCTGATAAACCCCCTGTAGTAAAAGATCAGGCAGCCAGCTGGAAGCAGCACTTGGCTTTTATTAAAGGCATGAAAAACTGGCACCTTAACGGAAAACTGGGTATCCGAACCCCAGAAGACTCCAACAGCGCTTATATTGACTGGCAACAACAGCACAATAGATTCACGATTGTACTTTCAGGCCCTCTAGGCCAAAGTATCGCCAAACTCAATGGCGAGCCTGGCCATGTTGAACTCAACACTGCCGATCATGGCCGTTATTTTGCCAATACACCAGAGCAGTTAATGCGTAATGAGCTTGGCTGGAACCTTCCCGTTTCCAACCTTAAATTCTGGGTAAGAGGCATTCCTGCACCACAAGGCAACCAAACCATCAGCCTTAACCCACAAGGATTGCTTGCCAAACTTCAGCAAGCTAATTGGACGATTCATTACGACCGTTACCAGCAAGTAGGCGACACCTGGATGCCTGGCAAAGTGCGCTTTTTTAGTAAGCAGTTAAAGTTAACTTTTGTAATTAAAGACTGGCAACTGTCGCAATGA
- a CDS encoding HesA/MoeB/ThiF family protein: MEPITGKTLTDQELLRYSRHIMLPELDIEGQQRLKAAKVLIVGLGGLGCPVAMYLAAAGVGELLLMDFDQVELTNLQRQIAYNQSAIGKPKAEALAETLRGMNSDCVATPIVEKASQDNLLQWITTADLVIDATDNFAVRFAINTACVQAMCPLVSGAAIGLQGQVTVFDSRQPASPCYRCLYSPEGEDQLRCAETGVLGPMVGLVGTIQAIEAIKVITGIGEPLLGKLLLVDGKVMEFRTIKMAADPACPVCADSC; this comes from the coding sequence ATGGAACCAATAACAGGCAAAACGCTAACTGACCAGGAGTTATTACGCTATAGCCGACATATTATGCTACCTGAGCTGGATATTGAAGGTCAGCAGCGACTTAAAGCAGCTAAAGTATTAATAGTGGGGCTGGGTGGGCTTGGTTGCCCTGTTGCAATGTACTTAGCGGCAGCAGGGGTGGGTGAGTTATTGCTAATGGACTTTGATCAGGTTGAGTTAACTAATTTACAGCGGCAAATTGCCTATAACCAGTCAGCCATTGGTAAGCCTAAAGCAGAAGCACTAGCTGAAACCTTGCGTGGTATGAATTCTGACTGCGTAGCTACTCCTATTGTTGAAAAAGCAAGCCAAGATAACCTGCTACAGTGGATCACCACAGCTGATTTGGTAATTGATGCTACTGATAACTTTGCTGTGCGGTTTGCAATTAATACGGCTTGTGTTCAGGCAATGTGCCCATTGGTGTCAGGGGCAGCAATTGGCTTACAAGGGCAGGTGACAGTATTTGATAGTCGACAACCAGCGTCTCCCTGCTATCGTTGTCTTTACTCACCAGAGGGAGAAGATCAGTTACGCTGTGCAGAAACCGGTGTACTGGGGCCTATGGTTGGTTTGGTTGGCACAATTCAAGCTATTGAAGCCATAAAAGTGATTACAGGTATTGGAGAACCATTGTTGGGTAAGCTGTTACTGGTTGATGGGAAGGTTATGGAGTTTCGAACTATTAAAATGGCAGCAGATCCTGCCTGTCCAGTGTGTGCGGATAGTTGTTAA
- the prfA gene encoding peptide chain release factor 1: MKPSILAKLENLTERYEELAALLSDAEVITDQDKFRKFSKEYAEIEPVVKTFARYQQAKEDRAEAEQWLTGDDPEMKMMAEDEIATANDAIETLDLELQTLLLPKDPNDSHNIFLEIRAGTGGDEAAIFAGDLFRMYSRFAERCSWKVEVVSANEGEHGGFKEIISRVVGDGVYGKLKFESGAHRVQRVPETESQGRIHTSACTVAIMPEPDEVENIEINKADLRIDTYRASGAGGQHVNKTDSAIRITHLPTGIVVECQDERSQHKNRAKAMSLLAAKLNSAAQDAAQQQVADQRKSLVGSGDRSERIRTYNYPQGRVTDHRINLTLYKLPEVMEGDVSPVIDPLIQEYQAELLAKMSEE; the protein is encoded by the coding sequence ATGAAACCATCCATATTAGCTAAATTAGAAAACTTAACTGAGCGCTATGAAGAGCTAGCTGCGCTGTTAAGTGATGCTGAGGTCATCACTGACCAAGACAAGTTTCGTAAGTTTTCCAAAGAGTACGCTGAAATCGAACCAGTGGTAAAAACTTTTGCGCGTTATCAGCAGGCAAAAGAAGATCGTGCTGAGGCTGAGCAGTGGTTAACAGGGGATGACCCTGAAATGAAGATGATGGCTGAGGATGAAATAGCGACAGCCAATGACGCCATTGAAACTCTTGATTTAGAGCTACAAACCTTACTGTTACCCAAAGACCCTAATGACTCCCACAATATATTTTTAGAAATTCGGGCCGGAACGGGTGGAGATGAAGCTGCCATTTTTGCTGGTGACCTGTTTAGAATGTACTCCCGTTTTGCTGAGCGGTGTAGTTGGAAGGTGGAAGTGGTCAGTGCCAATGAAGGTGAGCATGGTGGTTTTAAAGAAATCATCAGTCGTGTAGTAGGCGATGGTGTTTACGGTAAATTAAAATTTGAGTCAGGTGCCCATCGGGTACAGCGTGTGCCAGAAACAGAGTCTCAAGGTCGAATTCATACTTCTGCTTGTACAGTGGCCATCATGCCTGAACCAGACGAAGTAGAAAATATTGAAATTAATAAAGCGGATTTGCGAATTGATACTTATCGTGCCTCTGGTGCGGGAGGTCAGCACGTAAACAAAACTGACTCTGCTATTCGAATCACTCACTTACCAACAGGGATTGTGGTGGAGTGTCAGGATGAGCGCTCTCAGCATAAAAACCGGGCCAAGGCGATGTCTTTATTAGCAGCAAAGCTAAACTCGGCAGCGCAAGATGCCGCTCAGCAACAGGTAGCTGATCAGCGGAAAAGTCTAGTAGGTAGTGGCGATCGCTCTGAAAGAATTCGAACCTATAACTATCCACAAGGCCGGGTAACAGACCACCGGATTAACTTAACCCTCTACAAACTACCTGAAGTGATGGAAGGGGATGTGAGCCCGGTGATTGATCCATTAATTCAAGAGTATCAGGCTGAGTTGTTAGCCAAAATGTCTGAAGAGTAA
- a CDS encoding ribose-phosphate pyrophosphokinase has product MSKMMVFAGNSNPGLVQKVVDHLNIPMGSAYVGRFSDGEVAVEINENVRGKDVFIIQSTCAPTNDNLMELIVMADALRRSSAQRITAVVPYFGYARQDRRPRSSRVPISAKVVADMMAAVGIDRVLTADLHADQIQGFFDIPVDNIYGSPILLDDIESQRYENTMVVSPDIGGVVRARAVAKRLNADLAIIDKRRPAANQAEVMNIIGDVEERTCILVDDMVDTAGTLCQAAKVLKERGASKVYAYCVHPVLSGRALENINHSELDELVVTNTIPLSDASRNCPKIRQLDMSPLIAESVRRISNEESISAIFR; this is encoded by the coding sequence GTGTCCAAGATGATGGTGTTCGCGGGTAACTCCAACCCGGGTCTCGTACAAAAGGTTGTTGACCATCTGAATATCCCTATGGGTAGTGCTTATGTTGGTCGATTCAGTGATGGCGAAGTGGCTGTAGAAATTAATGAAAACGTGCGAGGTAAAGACGTTTTTATTATTCAATCTACTTGCGCCCCTACCAATGACAATCTGATGGAGCTGATAGTCATGGCTGATGCCCTGCGCCGCTCATCAGCACAACGAATCACAGCTGTAGTGCCCTACTTTGGCTACGCACGACAAGATCGTCGGCCACGCTCTTCTCGGGTGCCGATTAGCGCTAAGGTAGTTGCTGATATGATGGCTGCTGTTGGTATTGACCGAGTATTGACTGCTGACTTACACGCAGACCAAATTCAAGGCTTCTTTGATATTCCTGTTGATAACATCTATGGCTCTCCTATTTTGCTAGATGATATTGAAAGTCAGCGTTATGAGAATACGATGGTGGTTTCTCCTGATATTGGTGGCGTAGTAAGAGCCCGTGCCGTAGCCAAACGCCTCAATGCTGATTTGGCCATTATCGACAAGCGTCGCCCAGCAGCCAATCAGGCTGAAGTGATGAACATCATTGGTGATGTTGAAGAACGTACCTGCATTCTGGTTGATGACATGGTTGATACTGCTGGCACCTTATGCCAAGCCGCTAAAGTACTTAAAGAGCGCGGCGCTTCTAAAGTATACGCCTACTGTGTTCACCCGGTTTTATCTGGCCGCGCCTTGGAAAATATTAACCATTCTGAGCTGGACGAACTAGTTGTTACTAACACTATCCCATTAAGTGATGCCAGCAGAAATTGCCCTAAAATTCGCCAGCTGGATATGTCACCACTGATTGCAGAGTCGGTTCGACGGATTTCTAATGAGGAATCAATCAGCGCTATCTTTCGTTAA
- a CDS encoding 50S ribosomal protein L25/general stress protein Ctc produces MSNEFTLVAEKRTDIGKGASRRLRREAGKAPAVIYGAEKAPESITILQKDILKALENEAFYSHILTLDVAGEKHEVILKDLQRHPAKDIILHADFLRVTADHKLTTHVPLHFINEDKCAGVKKGGAITHNAIEVEVRCLPADLPEFIEVDMSDVDLGQILHLSDIKLPKGVELVELAHGENHDLAIANIQTPRGGADEEAEEGESEA; encoded by the coding sequence ATGTCTAACGAATTTACTTTAGTTGCAGAAAAGCGTACCGACATAGGGAAAGGTGCGAGCCGCCGCCTACGTCGTGAAGCTGGCAAAGCTCCAGCCGTTATTTACGGTGCTGAAAAAGCGCCAGAAAGCATTACAATTCTGCAAAAAGATATCTTAAAAGCGCTCGAGAACGAAGCTTTCTACTCTCATATTCTGACGCTTGATGTTGCAGGCGAGAAGCATGAAGTTATCTTAAAAGACCTTCAACGCCACCCAGCGAAAGACATTATTTTACACGCTGACTTCTTACGTGTTACTGCTGATCACAAACTAACCACCCATGTACCTTTACACTTCATTAATGAAGATAAGTGTGCTGGCGTTAAGAAAGGCGGAGCTATTACTCACAACGCAATTGAAGTTGAAGTACGCTGTTTACCTGCTGACTTGCCAGAGTTTATTGAAGTTGACATGAGTGATGTTGACCTAGGCCAGATCCTTCACTTATCTGACATCAAACTACCTAAAGGTGTAGAGCTAGTTGAGCTGGCTCATGGTGAAAACCATGACTTAGCCATTGCTAACATTCAAACACCTCGTGGTGGTGCTGACGAAGAAGCCGAAGAAGGCGAAAGCGAAGCATAA
- the ispE gene encoding 4-(cytidine 5'-diphospho)-2-C-methyl-D-erythritol kinase translates to MSSELNKIQLPSPGKLNLFLHITDRRADGYHQLQTLFQFIELADELTFSLRTDAKIQLTSDLPFKAEDNLVYKAAATLQQAAQISQGIDILLDKKLPIGGGVGGGSSNAATTLLALNKLWQLNWSLSQLAELGITLGADVPIFIHGFAAWAEGIGEKLTPVTPKELWYLLLAPDCHVSTAKIFNHPNLPRSTAPVTFEDFLANRCHNDCEFLVRNLYPGVDKCFQFLNNLGPVRMTGTGACLFVPFDCHSDAAKAFAQLPNGMQGFITKGSNQSMLHRCLQSLSK, encoded by the coding sequence ATGAGCTCTGAATTAAATAAGATTCAACTGCCCTCACCAGGCAAGCTTAATTTATTTTTACATATCACTGACAGGCGAGCAGATGGCTACCACCAGCTGCAAACATTATTTCAGTTTATTGAGTTAGCCGATGAGCTAACCTTTTCACTCCGTACAGACGCAAAAATTCAGCTGACAAGTGATCTGCCTTTTAAAGCTGAAGATAACCTGGTCTATAAAGCAGCTGCTACTCTGCAACAAGCCGCTCAAATCAGCCAGGGAATAGATATTCTGTTGGATAAAAAATTACCCATTGGTGGTGGCGTGGGTGGTGGCAGTTCTAATGCTGCAACCACTTTATTAGCACTAAATAAGCTGTGGCAACTAAACTGGTCATTATCTCAACTAGCTGAATTAGGTATCACTCTTGGTGCTGATGTGCCTATTTTTATTCATGGTTTTGCTGCCTGGGCAGAGGGCATTGGTGAAAAGTTAACCCCAGTTACACCAAAGGAGCTTTGGTATTTGTTACTGGCACCTGACTGTCATGTCAGCACCGCAAAAATTTTTAATCACCCAAACCTGCCAAGAAGCACGGCTCCTGTTACCTTCGAGGATTTTTTAGCTAATCGGTGCCATAATGATTGTGAATTTTTAGTAAGAAATTTATATCCTGGGGTTGATAAATGTTTTCAATTTCTGAATAATCTCGGCCCCGTAAGGATGACAGGCACAGGTGCGTGTTTATTTGTACCTTTTGATTGTCATTCAGATGCAGCGAAAGCTTTTGCTCAATTACCTAATGGTATGCAAGGCTTTATTACTAAGGGTAGCAACCAGTCAATGTTACATCGATGCTTGCAAAGCCTCTCGAAATAG
- the pth gene encoding aminoacyl-tRNA hydrolase, giving the protein MQLVVGLGNPGAEYEDTRHNAGAMFVEMLARRYGASLRSDKKFSGELGQVTIAGQAIRLLIPTTYMNLSGQAVGTLANFYKIPPQAILVAHDELDIPPGTARYKQGGGHGGHNGLRDIIAKLGNCRDFARLRIGIGHPGHSKQVVNYVLSKPPQTDQQLIDDAINTAIDTIPEALTGAWSAAVQQLHSFKAS; this is encoded by the coding sequence ATCCAGCTGGTTGTTGGATTGGGCAACCCTGGTGCTGAGTATGAAGATACTCGGCACAATGCAGGGGCAATGTTTGTTGAAATGCTAGCACGCCGCTATGGCGCCAGCCTCCGTTCTGACAAAAAGTTTTCAGGGGAGCTGGGACAGGTGACTATTGCCGGGCAAGCTATTCGATTATTGATTCCAACCACCTATATGAATCTCAGCGGCCAAGCGGTTGGAACACTGGCCAACTTTTATAAAATCCCTCCCCAAGCCATTCTGGTTGCCCACGACGAGCTTGATATTCCTCCTGGCACTGCACGCTATAAGCAAGGCGGTGGTCATGGTGGCCATAACGGGCTAAGAGATATCATTGCTAAACTTGGCAATTGTCGTGATTTTGCCCGCTTACGTATTGGAATTGGCCATCCAGGCCATAGTAAGCAAGTGGTTAATTACGTGCTTAGCAAGCCTCCTCAGACAGATCAGCAACTCATCGACGATGCTATTAATACGGCAATAGACACCATTCCTGAAGCCTTAACTGGCGCTTGGTCAGCAGCCGTTCAACAATTGCACTCGTTTAAAGCCAGCTAA
- the prmC gene encoding peptide chain release factor N(5)-glutamine methyltransferase codes for MKSISELQQLASSQLAVASPSPQEDVEQLLCHVLQKPRSYLFTWPDQQLTAEQQTTFDNCLFQRLKGKPIAYITGSRGFWQFELEVSEATLIPRPDTEILVEQVLAVADANQSLHVIDLGTGTGAIALALAYERPNWQVTGVDLLPEAVELAARNGKRLGLTNVQFFAGHWFEALPETIGQFDLVVSNPPYIPADDPHLQQGDVRFEPKSALVAEQRGLAAINEIAKNASDFLKPGGYLFFEHGYDQATAVREILAGFNYQAIQCKQDLGKNDRITFALYC; via the coding sequence ATGAAGTCTATCAGTGAGCTGCAACAGCTAGCAAGCTCTCAACTTGCTGTTGCTAGCCCATCCCCCCAAGAAGATGTAGAGCAACTACTTTGTCATGTGCTGCAAAAGCCACGCAGTTACTTGTTTACCTGGCCAGATCAACAGCTTACGGCTGAGCAGCAAACCACATTTGATAACTGCTTATTTCAGCGCTTAAAGGGTAAACCCATTGCTTACATTACAGGGTCTCGTGGTTTTTGGCAGTTTGAGTTAGAAGTCAGTGAAGCAACCCTGATTCCTCGACCTGATACTGAAATCCTGGTTGAGCAGGTACTGGCCGTAGCTGATGCTAATCAGTCTTTACATGTCATTGATTTGGGTACAGGTACTGGTGCAATTGCTTTAGCATTGGCCTATGAACGGCCAAACTGGCAAGTCACAGGCGTTGATTTGTTACCAGAAGCAGTTGAGCTGGCGGCACGTAATGGGAAGCGCTTAGGTTTAACTAATGTTCAATTCTTTGCTGGTCATTGGTTTGAAGCACTACCAGAAACGATTGGCCAGTTTGATCTGGTGGTGAGTAACCCTCCTTATATCCCAGCAGATGACCCTCACTTGCAGCAAGGCGATGTTCGGTTTGAACCAAAGTCTGCATTGGTTGCTGAGCAACGAGGCCTAGCCGCTATCAACGAAATTGCTAAAAATGCTTCAGACTTTTTAAAGCCTGGTGGTTATCTGTTTTTTGAGCATGGTTATGATCAGGCGACAGCTGTCAGAGAAATTTTAGCAGGGTTCAATTATCAAGCGATTCAATGTAAGCAAGATCTAGGAAAAAACGACCGAATTACCTTTGCTCTGTATTGCTAA